In the genome of Saprospira sp. CCB-QB6, one region contains:
- a CDS encoding CAP domain-containing protein — protein sequence MQFQIFFIILTLLSVAALRLEAQSFKGLPQGNERIASSNELEEQKLLELVNELRQSRGLAALSWSKELSWAARYHAKDMIIDGYFEHGLYDRKGRKLKKVADTFEKIKPFCQEELFPLAENIAVGTATATAVFDLWYNSPGHLQNMLDPDARFMGAGLVAEEDSEWGYYWAQIFGQ from the coding sequence ATGCAATTTCAGATTTTCTTTATCATTTTGACTTTGCTTTCTGTGGCCGCCCTTCGCCTAGAGGCGCAAAGTTTTAAGGGCCTGCCGCAAGGCAATGAACGCATCGCTTCTTCTAATGAGCTTGAGGAGCAAAAGTTGCTAGAACTCGTTAATGAACTTCGACAAAGTAGGGGATTAGCAGCCCTTAGTTGGTCCAAAGAACTCAGTTGGGCAGCAAGATATCATGCCAAAGATATGATAATAGACGGATATTTTGAACATGGGCTCTATGACCGCAAAGGCCGAAAACTAAAAAAAGTGGCCGATACCTTTGAGAAGATTAAACCCTTTTGTCAAGAGGAGCTGTTCCCGCTAGCCGAAAATATTGCCGTTGGAACGGCCACTGCAACAGCCGTTTTTGACCTCTGGTATAATAGTCCGGGGCATCTCCAAAATATGCTAGATCCCGATGCCCGCTTTATGGGCGCCGGCCTAGTCGCCGAAGAAGATAGCGAATGGGGCTATTATTGGGCACAGATTTTTGGCCAATAA
- a CDS encoding Hsp20/alpha crystallin family protein: MKNAKANHFFGFPFNELGKELEQLLKQEPLQQFFGQDQAHQQPMLNVFETETGLLLELAAPGFQKEDFKLELDKDLLHISAQKNVKELPENVKVRQREFAFTTFERKLRLSNKYDLENITASYENGILQLEVPKKVEPKKEKISIRVK, encoded by the coding sequence ATGAAAAACGCAAAAGCAAATCACTTCTTCGGTTTTCCCTTTAATGAATTAGGCAAAGAGCTAGAACAGCTGCTCAAGCAAGAACCTCTACAACAATTTTTTGGTCAAGACCAAGCGCATCAACAACCTATGCTCAATGTCTTTGAAACGGAAACTGGCCTTTTGCTAGAATTGGCCGCACCTGGCTTCCAAAAAGAAGATTTTAAATTGGAGCTAGATAAGGACCTCCTCCATATCTCTGCGCAAAAAAATGTTAAGGAACTGCCTGAAAATGTTAAAGTTAGACAAAGAGAGTTCGCTTTCACAACCTTTGAGCGCAAGCTCCGTTTATCCAATAAATACGACTTAGAAAATATCACTGCTAGCTATGAAAATGGTATTCTCCAATTAGAGGTTCCTAAAAAAGTGGAGCCCAAAAAGGAGAAGATCAGCATTCGAGTTAAGTAA
- a CDS encoding OmpA family protein, whose translation MKQLFCLLVFFGASLFAESWAQSNPCQTVELYLYAKDNSGFIADANIRFWRAADSLSYRLKTDSLGRCRACLPLAQKKYQVQIQHKIFSTQNFSLQLDGSDSTIYKKVGLDRLPGYLLELSITEFLNSKDSLSSGEYSLAGVTIEIYNKTQYKQELRLVEHPHHEISFLMEQGNEYIFMLRKQGYYSKRMRANVNVNDCILCMEGFGELTPGVAESLTQDNSMGTLVSNVNLRPLAVGEKMKLDNIYYDYGSSQIRPESYATLDQLAEMMRDNPNVYMELSAHTDARGSKAFNLELSQTRANNVVQYIKQRLPNGADRVKAQGYGESKPLNSCIDGINCSEELHQQNRRTELLVLDVLDDEDYINRPLASIMQEELESEILAANNSSYFKEKDPSQQKAQQTPTIPEPIPANYSGYKIELSRSQESPALDHPIFMAFSEVFLDIDDQGVISFMVGDYPSQAEVNKALDKFRSRFSKARAVYYKMGVRQ comes from the coding sequence ATGAAACAGCTATTTTGTCTGCTCGTTTTTTTTGGAGCCAGCCTTTTTGCTGAAAGTTGGGCCCAATCGAACCCTTGTCAAACCGTAGAACTCTATCTTTATGCCAAAGATAACAGCGGCTTTATTGCAGATGCAAATATTCGCTTTTGGCGAGCAGCCGACAGCCTGAGCTATCGGCTGAAAACAGATTCTTTGGGCCGCTGCAGAGCCTGTTTACCCTTGGCCCAAAAGAAGTATCAGGTCCAAATCCAACACAAAATTTTCTCTACTCAAAATTTTTCGCTCCAACTCGATGGTAGCGATAGTACAATCTATAAAAAAGTAGGCCTAGACCGCCTTCCAGGCTATTTACTGGAATTGAGTATTACCGAGTTTTTGAATAGCAAAGATAGCCTAAGCTCTGGAGAGTATAGCCTGGCAGGAGTGACCATCGAGATTTATAACAAAACCCAATATAAACAAGAACTTCGCTTGGTTGAACACCCTCATCACGAGATTTCCTTTTTGATGGAGCAGGGCAATGAGTATATTTTCATGCTCCGCAAACAAGGCTATTATAGCAAGCGAATGCGGGCCAATGTGAATGTCAATGACTGCATTTTGTGCATGGAAGGTTTTGGAGAACTAACCCCCGGCGTCGCCGAATCCCTTACGCAGGATAATAGCATGGGAACCTTGGTCAGCAATGTGAATTTGCGCCCCTTGGCAGTAGGCGAAAAAATGAAATTGGACAATATTTACTATGATTACGGCAGCTCTCAAATTCGGCCCGAAAGCTATGCTACCCTAGACCAATTGGCCGAAATGATGCGCGACAACCCCAATGTTTATATGGAGCTTTCGGCCCATACCGATGCTCGAGGGAGTAAGGCCTTTAATTTAGAACTTTCGCAAACTCGGGCCAATAATGTGGTCCAATACATCAAACAACGCCTACCCAATGGAGCCGATCGGGTCAAGGCTCAAGGTTATGGAGAATCCAAGCCCCTCAATTCTTGCATAGATGGCATCAATTGTAGCGAGGAACTCCACCAGCAAAACCGCCGAACCGAACTCTTGGTCCTTGATGTTCTAGATGATGAGGATTATATCAACCGCCCGCTGGCCTCTATTATGCAAGAAGAACTGGAATCCGAGATTTTAGCGGCCAACAATAGCTCCTACTTTAAAGAGAAGGACCCTAGCCAACAAAAAGCACAACAAACGCCCACGATTCCAGAACCAATTCCAGCCAATTATAGCGGCTACAAAATTGAATTGAGCCGCAGCCAAGAGAGTCCCGCCCTCGACCACCCTATTTTCATGGCCTTTTCAGAGGTTTTCCTTGACATTGACGATCAAGGAGTTATTAGCTTCATGGTCGGCGATTATCCCTCTCAAGCAGAGGTAAATAAGGCCTTAGACAAATTTCGTTCACGCTTTTCTAAAGCAAGGGCAGTTTATTATAAAATGGGCGTTCGTCAATAG
- a CDS encoding carboxy terminal-processing peptidase: MIRKLLLITAACSLLIAFRWQQGQNNQPQISGDLSNREELLLEVVLQSMRYNHYAPEAINDEFSEKVYALYLKRMDLNKRFFLADDVKKFEDFKFKLDDAAQAGDFSFFNLVNNTFDQRIKQVEGYYEEILAKPFSFAEKGEFQMDGEKLEFLDSPEALKARWHDYLKLQVLGRVHDRLERQEKAQEKGEELDSIKSFEVIEKEEREKLLKSYREWSENIKKDGRDDRIANYVNAFANAHEPHSGYFPPLEKENFNIRMSGKLEGIGAQLRQEDGYIKVVNIVPGSASWKQGELEVNDKIIKVAQGNEEAVNVVDMRIDDVLPMIRGKKGTEVRLTVKKTSGETKIIPIIRDVVVLEESYAKSAIIEHKAADVKMGLIDLRSFYADFQDPKGRRCAVDVEEEVRKLLKEDIDGIVIDLRFNGGGSLSDVVKMTGLFIDRGPVVQVKSRDNRPYVLEDQNAGALYTGPLIILVNAYSASASEIMAAALQDYGRAIIVGTSPSTFGKGTVQRFMDLDAVVPPRYKDLGALGSLKITIQKFYRINGGSTQLKGVEPDIVLPGSYSYLKVGEKDEDYPMAWSEIDPANYHKKKIKTLPKILSKSEKRQEKSKTFQLLEEHGKWLEKQQEETVYPLQLEDYEAHQAQTDKEAEHYKDMMPKIEDFNIYNLNADKDQIASDSTKANSFKKWHENLAKDAYLEEVAFILKDYIKLNK, translated from the coding sequence ATGATCCGTAAACTCCTCTTAATTACTGCCGCTTGCAGCCTGCTGATTGCCTTCCGTTGGCAGCAAGGGCAAAATAACCAACCCCAAATTAGTGGGGATCTCTCGAATAGAGAAGAACTGCTGCTTGAAGTGGTGCTGCAAAGCATGCGCTACAATCATTATGCGCCTGAAGCCATCAATGATGAGTTTTCGGAAAAAGTTTATGCGCTTTATTTGAAGCGAATGGACCTGAATAAGCGTTTTTTCTTGGCCGATGATGTCAAAAAGTTTGAAGATTTTAAATTCAAATTAGATGATGCAGCTCAAGCTGGCGATTTTAGCTTTTTTAATCTGGTCAATAATACCTTTGATCAACGAATTAAGCAAGTAGAAGGCTATTATGAAGAAATTCTGGCGAAGCCTTTTAGCTTTGCTGAAAAAGGAGAGTTTCAGATGGATGGCGAAAAATTAGAGTTTTTAGATAGTCCTGAAGCCCTTAAAGCTCGTTGGCACGATTACCTTAAATTGCAAGTGCTTGGTCGGGTACACGATCGCTTAGAGCGCCAAGAAAAGGCTCAAGAAAAGGGGGAAGAGCTAGATAGTATTAAAAGCTTTGAAGTGATTGAAAAAGAAGAGCGGGAAAAGTTGCTCAAAAGCTATCGGGAATGGTCCGAAAATATCAAAAAAGATGGCCGAGATGACCGCATTGCCAATTATGTAAATGCTTTTGCGAATGCACATGAACCCCATTCTGGCTATTTTCCCCCACTCGAAAAGGAGAATTTTAATATCCGTATGTCGGGTAAATTGGAGGGAATAGGGGCCCAACTGCGCCAAGAAGATGGCTATATTAAGGTAGTGAATATTGTTCCAGGTTCTGCTTCTTGGAAACAAGGTGAACTAGAAGTCAATGACAAAATTATTAAGGTAGCCCAGGGCAACGAAGAGGCGGTCAATGTAGTTGATATGCGCATTGATGATGTACTTCCTATGATTCGCGGAAAAAAAGGAACCGAGGTGCGCCTGACGGTGAAGAAAACAAGCGGCGAAACCAAAATTATTCCTATCATCCGAGATGTAGTCGTCCTTGAAGAGAGTTATGCTAAGTCTGCAATTATCGAACATAAAGCAGCCGATGTAAAAATGGGTTTGATCGATTTGCGTAGCTTTTATGCCGATTTCCAAGATCCAAAAGGTCGCCGCTGCGCTGTTGATGTAGAGGAAGAGGTCCGAAAATTACTTAAAGAAGATATTGATGGGATTGTAATCGACCTTCGTTTTAATGGTGGAGGATCACTCTCCGATGTAGTTAAAATGACGGGGCTTTTTATTGATCGAGGGCCTGTGGTTCAAGTTAAAAGCCGAGATAATCGACCGTACGTATTAGAAGATCAGAATGCTGGAGCGCTCTACACAGGGCCATTGATTATCCTCGTTAATGCGTACTCGGCTTCTGCTTCCGAAATTATGGCCGCCGCTTTGCAAGATTATGGCCGCGCCATTATCGTAGGCACAAGCCCCTCTACTTTTGGTAAGGGAACGGTGCAACGCTTTATGGACCTCGATGCCGTGGTTCCGCCCCGCTACAAAGATTTGGGCGCACTAGGTAGCCTCAAAATTACTATTCAAAAGTTTTATCGCATCAATGGCGGCTCTACACAGCTCAAAGGCGTTGAACCCGATATCGTGTTGCCTGGTAGCTATAGCTACCTCAAAGTGGGCGAAAAAGATGAGGATTATCCTATGGCTTGGTCCGAAATTGACCCCGCCAACTATCACAAAAAGAAGATAAAGACTTTGCCCAAAATCTTGAGCAAAAGCGAGAAACGCCAAGAAAAAAGCAAAACTTTTCAGCTGCTAGAAGAACACGGAAAATGGCTGGAAAAACAACAAGAAGAAACTGTTTATCCTCTTCAACTTGAAGATTATGAGGCACATCAGGCCCAAACGGATAAAGAGGCCGAACATTACAAAGATATGATGCCCAAAATTGAGGACTTTAATATTTATAACCTCAATGCCGATAAGGACCAAATTGCTAGCGATAGCACAAAGGCCAATAGCTTTAAGAAATGGCACGAAAACTTAGCAAAAGATGCCTATCTAGAAGAAGTCGCCTTTATCCTAAAGGATTATATCAAGCTGAATAAATAA